The following is a genomic window from Nymphaea colorata isolate Beijing-Zhang1983 chromosome 3, ASM883128v2, whole genome shotgun sequence.
ATGCGGTGAACCTGCATTAGTTTTTCTCCATAATTGACAAATGCTCAGCGTACAGGAGATTTTATAAACCAAGAATGTTCAAGCTTCAAATGGTTTATTTTTAACTTATAAACTTTTATTTCTGTGAAAAAAGCATGACCagtattttagattttttgcaCATGAAAGTGGCATTCATAAGAAACTAAGCTATGTGTATAATAAGCTCATCTGAAGTATAACCAGATgtactataatatatataatatcttatATACTTAACTGAGAAAGTGGTACAAATTGCCATCCGCAGCCAGAAATTAGAAgttagaaaaaagaagagaagaaaaaagacagatcaattcaattttcattcattttttggGGTCCTCCCTATGGGTTGAATCAGGTCATTCAGAAATCTCAGAGAGGGGAAGCACATGCAGCCATGATGTCCTTTTATTAATGTCTGTCCCGCTCCTATCCACTCCCCTTTTCTCCACACTTGGCATTTCTTTCGATGTGTCCCAGAGGATGCTTAGGCACATCCTCAGCTTAAGCAGAGAAAATCGTATAAACTAGGACCGAAAATTCTGaaagataaaacaaaatgaGGTAAAATATTTCAGAACTCACGAGTTCACTTTCACTTGTCATGAGGCCAATTAGGTGCACTCTTGCAGACAAGAAGAACCTAAGCATTTCAAAAGAAAGCCAACAAAAGCAGTATTTACTTGGCTAGGAGAATGTATTTGAACGCTCCCAAGTTGAACTAACTGTGTTTCCTTTGGACATTTTGGGTGCATTTCTCTTGGCATAATTTGATAAAGGTCTGTCTAACTCCATCTTAGTTCTGTTGACATAAGAATAGGCAGAAGGTCAGGAATCTCATGAGAAAACGAccaaatgatttcaaatatcAGTTTTCGGTAAGAACATCGAATATCTTgtgagaaattgaaagaggaaagtttttttttcttaggttGGCGTCAGGGGAAATGAACATTGATCCTTCTTTGGTttcttaaagaaagaaaaagaaacaatttttttcacgAGCAATAACTGCGGGGTGCCTGGTTTTGTGTAGAGGTACACATTGCTTTGCTGTATTGCATGTGAGTGCATTCTAGTGCCatctcccctttctctctcacttgcCTTCCATTGCGAGATAGAAAGAGATGCAAATCCTACTCcgttttgtcttttttcttttttctctctctggaGCACTTGCGCAATGAAACGTGGGAAAATGAATGTTACTGTAGGGCATGTCATCTGTTCGTAGCCTTTTTGTTCTAAActgaaggtctctctctctctctctctctctctctgtacatTGCTTCACTTCGTTTGTCTACAGAACCAGAAGGGAAAAATTACTTTGGAAGAATGTTGGGCATGAACCAAGAAACTGCAGGGTGCAGCAGCGGATGTGAATCCGGATGGACCATGTACCTGGAGCACTCTGTGAGGGCACCTGCGCCACCCCCTTGTGAGATTCAAGATGGTGAATGTGAGGAGGAGGATCTTTCCATGGTTTCTGATGCCTCTTCCGGACCTCCACAGCTGCAATCTGAGGACGTGCCGACTCAAAACTGCCGTGCCGGCGAACAGAACggtcctgctgctgctgctaatGGGTCGTGTCTTCATACTTCCAGTAAAAGAAGGAGAGTTCAAGATAGTGAACACAATCCTTCTTCTTCCGATGATACTGCCAGCTCTCATCTCGTAAGCAAGGTACTCTCTGACGCGCGtgcacacgcacgcacacagaATATAATGTATGTTACTTTGGTATTCTTGGTtaccttttttatgttttatatgttaaaaacaGGACAGTGTTTCTCCTGGAGATGGTCGAAGCATGGAGAATTTTTTGGACTTCTCACAGGGCTTCTCGACCACATCTTTCAAGGTCTTCTCTAAAGTTATCTTTGCTTTTGATTCTCATATTCTTTCTGATATGTTTCTTACCACCAACGGATAATGCGGAGcaaattcatagttttttttgtGTTCTGACTAACTAAATCCATCGTGCTTAACTTGGGCCTTGCAGAAACAACCTGCATTTCAGGAGGGATTTGGTCACATGAAATACCCAACTCCTGGAAACCCAGTAAGTCTTTTCGCTGTGATACTAATTGCTGTTGGCTTATCTGAATTGAAAAATCATGCCTTTAGTATTCTGTTGCTGTTCTTGTTTGTAGATTTCTGCAGAAGGAAGTAAGGGAAAAAGATGGCCTTAAGTAACCGACTACATTCTGCTATTTCCCATTCAGAGACGGAAAAAAGGGGGCTGCATGCAATATGGGCCACTGCAGAGAGTTGAGCTTCTGATATACTGATTACTGAGAGCGATATGAATTAGGTGTTGgcagaaaagagaaggaaatggatgctTGTTGCTTGCGTTTTTGTTGTCAAAAATGGTTGGTTGCAGGAGAGGATATGGTTTCTCTGCAATCTCCAGGATCTTATGCAACCACATTCCAGAAGGCGACCTCTTTGTTTTCCTGCTGAAACTTTTTCCCAACAGTTATCTACCTCTGCAGTTAGATCAATAAATTTGTCTAACACTTAGTTACTCTGTTAGATCTTGTCTCCTTATGTTTATCTTCCTTCATGATCTTAGAGATTGCCTATACTAGGATCTAATATTGACTTTGGGATTTGAATATTGAAGCTTTAAGTGTCCTTTTCTTCACAGCTCTTGCTCATATTCTAGCTATCAGTCATAAAGAGTAAAAACAGAACGGCCTTGGTGCAAATTTTACTAAAGTTCATATACATTACCCTCTATTTTAGGAGCTTACTGTCATATCAGTAACTCATGACGGTCAGAAGTGCAACAGAGCCTTAATTGGCAGATTAATTTCGCCTGCCATTGTAGAACTTATCTGAAGTACTTTCTTTTATCTGAATTGGTCAAGCTGGATTACCAATGACATAACCTTTAAAATGCACCAATTTCACGAAGCATCTTTTGTGGGCCCGGGACATAGATGTCACGTCCAGTATCTACACCCCCCTCCCTTCCACCCCAATTTTCTCTGGAAGGTAG
Proteins encoded in this region:
- the LOC116251224 gene encoding protein SOB FIVE-LIKE 5-like isoform X2, with translation MYLEHSVRAPAPPPCEIQDGECEEEDLSMVSDASSGPPQLQSEDVPTQNCRAGEQNGPAAAANGSCLHTSSKRRRVQDSEHNPSSSDDTASSHLVSKDSVSPGDGRSMENFLDFSQGFSTTSFKKQPAFQEGFGHMKYPTPGNPISAEGSKGKRWP
- the LOC116251224 gene encoding protein SOB FIVE-LIKE 5-like isoform X1, with amino-acid sequence MLGMNQETAGCSSGCESGWTMYLEHSVRAPAPPPCEIQDGECEEEDLSMVSDASSGPPQLQSEDVPTQNCRAGEQNGPAAAANGSCLHTSSKRRRVQDSEHNPSSSDDTASSHLVSKDSVSPGDGRSMENFLDFSQGFSTTSFKKQPAFQEGFGHMKYPTPGNPISAEGSKGKRWP